In a single window of the Streptomyces sp. CGMCC 4.7035 genome:
- a CDS encoding tyrosine-type recombinase/integrase: MKGSTHRRCYCRDPHTGKPLGKKCPKLSSRKHGSYSIRQELPPREDGTRRSFSRAGYESLKAAQADLDHVRALLGLADTDDPEGMALIAAMLEEVGDEKSPLPDVEETRRRLKSGQDLIGRLTVSEWLDRWLDGKRIRKSGLNRYETDIRFHLKPRIGHHRLDRLRVSHLSDMFTAIADANAEILEQNAQRRAAVEELATVPWKGTDNRARRKAMKTAIDAMPPFRRVTGPATRLRIKATLRAALNDAIGQQILTFNPAAHVELDPVRKPKALVWTDARVAKWEQTGEKPSPVMVWTPEQTGTFLDFVADDRLYAMWHLIAFRGLRRGEACGQPWSETNLDDHSLTVSAQLVQDGWEVETSEPKTDSGFRVVALDDDTVSVLKRHREQQDADREEWGSAWVETGMVFTQEDASWLHPGKVTDLFERLVAASGLPPIRLHDLRHGAATLMLAAGIDVKIVSDTLGHSDTRITRDIYQSVLPQVGKNAAEATAKLVPLQRKTAAEEARKAAKKAKDKAKAEARAKKKDKRKKPRK; encoded by the coding sequence TTGAAGGGTTCCACCCACCGCCGCTGCTACTGCCGCGACCCCCACACCGGCAAGCCGCTCGGCAAGAAATGCCCCAAGCTCTCCAGCCGCAAGCACGGCTCGTACTCCATACGCCAGGAGCTCCCGCCCCGCGAAGACGGCACCCGCCGCTCCTTCAGCCGCGCCGGCTACGAGTCCCTCAAGGCGGCCCAGGCCGACCTCGACCACGTGCGCGCCCTGCTCGGCCTCGCCGACACCGACGACCCCGAGGGCATGGCGCTGATCGCCGCCATGCTGGAGGAGGTCGGCGACGAGAAGTCGCCGCTGCCGGATGTCGAGGAGACCCGGCGGCGCCTGAAGTCCGGTCAGGACCTGATCGGCCGCCTGACCGTCAGTGAGTGGCTCGACCGATGGCTCGACGGCAAGCGCATCCGCAAGTCGGGACTCAACCGCTACGAGACCGATATCCGCTTCCACTTGAAGCCCCGGATCGGCCACCACCGCCTCGACCGCCTGCGCGTGAGCCACCTCAGCGACATGTTCACGGCCATCGCCGACGCCAACGCCGAGATCCTGGAGCAAAACGCCCAGCGCCGGGCCGCAGTCGAGGAGCTGGCCACCGTGCCGTGGAAGGGCACGGACAACCGCGCCCGCCGCAAGGCGATGAAGACGGCGATCGACGCCATGCCCCCGTTCCGGCGTGTGACCGGCCCGGCCACGCGGCTGCGCATCAAGGCCACGCTGCGGGCCGCGCTGAACGACGCGATCGGCCAGCAGATCCTCACCTTCAACCCGGCCGCGCACGTCGAACTCGACCCCGTGCGCAAGCCAAAGGCTCTGGTGTGGACGGACGCGCGGGTCGCCAAGTGGGAGCAGACGGGCGAGAAGCCCTCGCCCGTGATGGTCTGGACGCCCGAACAGACCGGCACATTCCTCGACTTCGTCGCGGACGACCGGCTGTACGCGATGTGGCACCTGATCGCCTTCCGCGGCCTGCGGCGGGGCGAGGCATGCGGGCAGCCCTGGTCGGAGACCAACCTCGATGACCACTCCCTGACCGTCTCCGCCCAGCTCGTCCAGGACGGGTGGGAGGTCGAGACCTCCGAGCCCAAGACGGACAGCGGCTTCCGCGTGGTCGCGCTCGACGACGACACCGTCAGCGTCCTGAAGCGACACCGCGAACAGCAGGACGCGGACCGCGAGGAGTGGGGATCAGCCTGGGTCGAGACAGGCATGGTCTTCACCCAGGAAGACGCCTCCTGGCTCCATCCGGGCAAGGTGACCGACCTCTTCGAGCGCCTCGTCGCCGCCTCCGGGCTCCCGCCGATCCGGCTGCACGACCTCCGCCACGGCGCGGCCACGCTCATGCTCGCCGCCGGCATCGACGTGAAGATCGTGTCGGACACGCTCGGGCACAGCGACACCCGGATCACGCGGGACATTTACCAGAGCGTCCTGCCGCAGGTCGGCAAGAACGCGGCCGAGGCCACCGCCAAGCTGGTCCCGCTTCAGCGGAAGACCGCGGCGGAGGAGGCCCGTAAGGCCGCCAAGAAGGCCAAGGACAAGGCGAAAGCCGAGGCCAGGGCCAAGAAGAAGGACAAGCGGAAGAAGCCCAGGAAGTAG
- a CDS encoding helix-turn-helix domain-containing protein, with the protein MTQHGFDAGRDEDDVPEWADQVMATVAAEVRRRRKELRMSAQDLADRCEEIGYPIPRNVIANMESGRRATLPLVEVLVLAEALRTYPICLLYPVGYVDRVQRLPLQDSEPTWDAMRWFTGDREDFGMEDDMLRSFRAHVRHQRAALAALKGEKHERWKAETAPNQAEREEAVLAQADYAERVLEAKYRLRSARAFIREDGGTPPLLPPELADVDPHVGDTTEENDL; encoded by the coding sequence ATGACACAACACGGTTTCGATGCTGGAAGGGACGAGGACGACGTCCCCGAGTGGGCCGACCAGGTGATGGCCACCGTGGCCGCTGAGGTCCGTAGACGAAGGAAGGAGCTGCGCATGAGCGCCCAGGACCTGGCCGACAGATGCGAGGAGATCGGCTACCCGATCCCGCGCAACGTGATCGCCAACATGGAGTCCGGACGCCGCGCGACCCTGCCCCTGGTCGAGGTCCTCGTCCTCGCCGAAGCACTGCGGACCTACCCGATCTGCCTGCTGTACCCCGTGGGCTACGTCGACAGAGTCCAGCGCCTTCCCCTGCAGGACTCCGAACCGACCTGGGACGCCATGCGCTGGTTCACCGGCGACAGGGAGGACTTCGGCATGGAAGACGACATGCTCCGTTCCTTCCGCGCCCACGTCCGCCACCAGCGCGCCGCCCTGGCTGCTCTGAAAGGCGAGAAGCACGAGCGCTGGAAAGCCGAGACGGCACCCAACCAGGCCGAACGCGAGGAAGCCGTACTCGCCCAAGCCGACTACGCCGAACGGGTGTTGGAAGCCAAGTACCGGCTCCGCAGCGCCCGCGCCTTCATCCGCGAAGACGGCGGCACGCCACCCCTGCTGCCGCCCGAACTCGCCGACGTCGACCCGCACGTCGGCGACACCACCGAGGAGAATGATCTTTGA
- a CDS encoding DUF3631 domain-containing protein, producing the protein MQPTTPEPHSAAGKAVWPTVAVPGKPGHHAPEAAPVADDRAPDPIPADQPAEEAVPDPEPTTYGSELLNELRAQIARFVILPSPEALDAVTLWVAATHLQPAWQHAPRLAVVGPAKRCGKSRLLDVLTETVHEPMLTINTTPAAVFRSITTDEPPTLLVDEADTIFGTPKMAEKNEEMRGLLNAGHQRNRYVTRVVGNDHTPHKFATFAMAALAGIGDLPDTIMDRSVVIRMRRRAEGEHVKPFRSRRDIPALHDLRDRIAAWARPLLDEAADLEPEMPVEDRAADTWEPLVIVADLAAGPWPRLVRAACAQMVTDEAQAEEDHPSGARILADIRRVFVAQREVDSLSTDELLHHLRQDPESPWAEWGRSGLSPRDLGSMLRDFGIKSGNVRLADGTQRKGYTRNKFLDAWRRYCPTVHPVYAEPARSEG; encoded by the coding sequence GTGCAACCTACGACACCCGAGCCGCATTCCGCAGCCGGCAAGGCGGTATGGCCGACGGTCGCGGTGCCTGGCAAGCCCGGCCACCACGCGCCCGAAGCCGCCCCGGTTGCCGACGACAGGGCACCGGACCCGATACCGGCGGATCAGCCCGCCGAGGAGGCGGTGCCGGACCCAGAGCCGACAACGTACGGCTCCGAGCTGTTGAACGAACTACGTGCACAGATAGCCCGGTTCGTGATCCTGCCCTCACCGGAGGCGCTGGACGCGGTCACGCTGTGGGTGGCGGCGACGCACCTGCAGCCCGCGTGGCAACACGCCCCGCGCCTGGCGGTGGTCGGACCGGCGAAGCGGTGCGGTAAGTCACGGCTCCTGGACGTGCTCACCGAGACGGTCCACGAGCCGATGCTCACCATCAACACCACCCCTGCGGCGGTCTTCCGCTCCATCACTACCGACGAACCGCCCACCCTGCTCGTGGACGAGGCCGACACCATCTTCGGCACCCCGAAGATGGCGGAGAAGAACGAGGAGATGCGCGGCCTGCTCAACGCCGGTCACCAGCGCAACCGCTATGTCACCCGCGTCGTCGGCAACGACCACACGCCCCACAAGTTCGCCACCTTCGCCATGGCCGCCCTGGCCGGGATCGGCGACCTTCCCGACACGATCATGGACCGGTCCGTGGTCATCCGCATGCGCCGCCGGGCCGAGGGCGAGCACGTCAAGCCCTTCCGCTCCCGCCGCGACATCCCAGCCCTCCACGACCTGCGCGACCGCATCGCCGCATGGGCCAGGCCCCTTCTCGATGAGGCCGCCGACCTGGAACCGGAGATGCCGGTGGAGGACCGGGCCGCCGACACCTGGGAACCCCTGGTGATCGTCGCCGACCTCGCCGCCGGGCCCTGGCCCCGCCTCGTCCGCGCGGCATGCGCGCAGATGGTCACCGACGAGGCCCAGGCCGAGGAGGACCACCCCAGCGGAGCGCGGATCCTGGCCGACATCCGCCGGGTCTTCGTCGCCCAGCGCGAGGTCGACAGCCTCTCCACGGACGAGCTCCTCCACCACCTGCGCCAAGACCCGGAAAGCCCTTGGGCGGAGTGGGGGCGCAGCGGGCTGAGCCCCCGTGACCTCGGCTCAATGTTGCGCGACTTCGGCATCAAGTCCGGCAACGTCCGCCTCGCCGACGGCACCCAGCGCAAGGGTTACACGCGCAACAAGTTCCTCGACGCGTGGCGCCGTTACTGCCCGACCGTCCACCCGGTTTACGCCGAGCCCGCCCGCAGCGAGGGCTGA